Proteins co-encoded in one Methanosarcinales archaeon Met12 genomic window:
- a CDS encoding ferritin-like domain-containing protein translates to MSNKIIDALNKDREDELSAIIQYMKHHYEGEGMESPEILEIFKETAIDEMKHAEKLGERIAYLGGTPTKKPSLIIEGGDLKKMIQDDLAKENGAIKQYKEHIKLAAEEGDPVTRLMLEEILSDEEGHADTWETTLEIRK, encoded by the coding sequence ATGAGCAATAAAATAATAGACGCATTGAACAAAGACCGCGAAGACGAGCTGAGCGCCATCATACAGTATATGAAACATCATTATGAGGGAGAAGGGATGGAGAGCCCGGAAATACTTGAGATATTCAAAGAAACCGCAATAGATGAGATGAAGCATGCAGAGAAGCTGGGTGAGCGCATCGCGTACTTGGGAGGGACCCCAACAAAGAAGCCATCCCTTATAATAGAAGGCGGCGACCTGAAGAAGATGATTCAGGACGACCTTGCAAAAGAAAACGGTGCAATCAAACAATACAAAGAGCATATTAAACTGGCTGCTGAAGAGGGCGATCCTGTGACCAGGCTCATGCTCGAAGAAATCCTATCGGATGAGGAGGGTCACGCGGACACGTGGGAGACCACCCTTGAAATAAGAAAATAA
- a CDS encoding ATP-dependent DNA helicase — translation MNREYLKYFPKESPYPDQDRAMDDIYRALSDRHIVLFEGACGTGKTLSALVPSLHIAQQSDKTVVIATNVHQQMLQFIDEAREIRDIADIKVIVLKGKLHMCPAEKSYEECDVCRDSTYELIKLEQSVNRSDADDMRIRALKKRSCGYMLQTLKGDNMEFHRWLFSGVRTPEEVEARASDDGTCGYELLKREMCNADLVICNYHHLLNPDILAKLLSWMGRGLEDIIAIFDEAHNIESAARLHSSLTLTEYTIEQALNELRDTGAHEDAVEKLLRTLRDVLREIYESKFAFGEKERIGVEWHDVIIREPSGTEDLLSVNLHSRLLDIDVLVEQAHILGIEFDTIYRNQYKEGLSGTKKSSYLIAVSTFLENYLRLAGDPGYYPLINIRRDQNGEITGRIELFSCIPKNVTRFLFNSFYSAILMSATLRPFDVVKTTLGIDRDVRKLVYGSPFPRTRRHTIAVTAPPLFARNREDQDVIDAITGVLEDVIEQSNGNVLIFFPNFSEAARYYDLLVPNLQELGISVPMFLDRVGVSAMDVMEEFLKIGKSGGKAVMLSYLWGTLTEGIDYKDGRARTVVIVGVGYPALSDRIRAIQYSYDYEFGAGKGWRYAIEIPMVRKVRQAMGRVIRSPEDYGARVLLDVRYTNESQKTMGKYSVYPRFPPDEREEIIDVTPKKVKYALMNFFDDIKQKSAHTK, via the coding sequence ATGAACAGGGAATATCTAAAATATTTTCCAAAGGAATCGCCCTACCCAGACCAAGACAGGGCGATGGATGATATATATCGGGCGCTGTCAGACCGTCATATCGTTTTGTTCGAGGGTGCGTGCGGTACCGGCAAGACCCTGAGCGCTCTCGTTCCATCACTGCACATTGCACAACAAAGCGATAAAACGGTCGTCATTGCCACTAACGTCCATCAACAAATGCTACAATTCATAGACGAGGCAAGGGAGATCAGAGACATAGCAGATATCAAAGTCATCGTCCTGAAGGGCAAACTGCATATGTGCCCCGCCGAAAAGAGTTATGAAGAGTGTGACGTGTGCAGGGATAGCACGTATGAATTGATCAAATTAGAGCAAAGCGTGAATCGATCCGATGCAGATGATATGCGCATAAGGGCATTGAAAAAGCGATCATGCGGGTACATGCTTCAGACGCTCAAAGGAGATAATATGGAGTTCCACAGGTGGCTCTTTTCAGGAGTTAGAACCCCCGAAGAAGTTGAAGCGCGGGCATCTGATGATGGAACGTGTGGCTATGAATTGTTAAAAAGAGAGATGTGCAATGCAGACCTGGTCATCTGCAATTATCATCACCTACTAAACCCGGATATCCTGGCGAAGTTGCTCTCGTGGATGGGCCGCGGACTGGAGGACATCATAGCGATATTCGACGAAGCACACAACATCGAATCGGCAGCAAGGTTGCATTCATCACTAACACTGACCGAGTACACCATAGAACAGGCACTGAACGAACTGAGGGATACGGGTGCGCATGAAGATGCTGTCGAAAAACTGCTTCGCACACTGAGAGATGTACTTAGAGAGATATATGAGTCGAAGTTCGCCTTTGGTGAAAAGGAACGTATCGGCGTCGAATGGCATGATGTTATTATACGGGAGCCGTCGGGCACCGAGGACCTGCTGAGCGTCAACCTCCACAGCCGCCTTCTTGATATCGACGTATTGGTCGAACAGGCGCATATCCTCGGCATCGAATTTGATACCATATACCGCAATCAATATAAAGAGGGATTATCCGGGACAAAGAAGAGTTCTTATCTTATCGCGGTTTCAACGTTTCTCGAGAATTATTTGAGACTGGCAGGAGACCCGGGGTACTATCCACTGATCAATATCAGAAGAGACCAAAATGGCGAGATAACCGGCAGAATCGAACTTTTCTCATGTATCCCCAAGAACGTAACCAGATTCCTGTTCAACTCATTTTATTCTGCGATTCTCATGTCCGCTACCCTGCGACCATTCGACGTGGTAAAAACGACGCTGGGCATCGATAGGGACGTGAGGAAACTCGTATATGGTTCCCCCTTCCCAAGAACTCGCAGGCATACCATTGCGGTGACCGCCCCTCCCCTATTTGCGAGGAATCGAGAGGACCAGGATGTCATAGATGCCATCACAGGGGTTCTGGAGGATGTCATAGAACAATCCAATGGAAATGTTCTGATATTCTTTCCGAATTTTAGCGAGGCGGCACGATATTATGACCTTTTAGTCCCCAATCTGCAGGAGTTGGGTATCAGCGTGCCCATGTTTTTAGACAGAGTTGGCGTTTCCGCGATGGATGTAATGGAAGAATTCTTGAAGATAGGAAAATCTGGTGGAAAAGCCGTAATGCTCTCATATTTATGGGGAACGCTGACCGAAGGAATAGACTATAAAGACGGTCGTGCACGAACTGTCGTAATCGTGGGTGTTGGCTACCCTGCTCTGAGCGATAGAATTAGGGCGATTCAGTATTCGTATGACTACGAATTCGGCGCTGGAAAGGGGTGGCGTTATGCGATTGAGATTCCTATGGTCAGAAAGGTCAGACAGGCAATGGGGAGAGTAATCAGGTCGCCAGAAGATTACGGCGCAAGGGTGTTATTAGATGTGCGATACACGAACGAATCCCAAAAAACGATGGGCAAATATTCCGTATATCCGCGTTTTCCGCCAGATGAGAGAGAGGAAATAATAGACGTGACGCCGAAGAAGGTCAAGTATGCGCTGATGAATTTCTTTGACGACATCAAACAGAAGTCAGCTCATACTAAATAA
- a CDS encoding DUF1922 domain-containing protein, with protein MYLVIRCSDCRRFISKISKGYLLKKIFHRNIFDAKEGQKTRACPCGQKVLVSKMRIYARVDDERKAGDAVRFLQEKEFGKPHFRMFTQ; from the coding sequence ATGTATTTGGTGATTAGGTGCAGCGATTGCAGGCGATTTATTTCGAAGATATCCAAAGGATATCTTCTTAAGAAAATATTTCATAGAAATATTTTCGATGCCAAAGAAGGCCAGAAGACGCGGGCATGCCCTTGTGGACAAAAGGTGCTCGTATCTAAAATGCGGATTTATGCACGCGTTGACGACGAGCGCAAGGCCGGCGATGCCGTGCGGTTTTTGCAGGAAAAGGAGTTTGGAAAACCGCATTTTAGGATGTTCACTCAGTAA
- a CDS encoding DUF86 domain-containing protein: MGERYLKKLETFEKEREFIKNHSIEDGVTERALLYSLQICVEIAMDIAAMKTKDAGLVVEDDYINIEKLIEESIIPRKDGELLKKFNGIRNSIAHKYDRLDMEIIEEAFSRIDELSDVILKISE, encoded by the coding sequence ATGGGAGAAAGATATCTCAAAAAGCTTGAGACATTTGAGAAAGAAAGAGAATTTATCAAAAACCACAGCATAGAGGATGGCGTCACAGAGCGCGCACTATTATATTCCCTGCAGATATGTGTTGAGATTGCTATGGACATAGCAGCCATGAAAACAAAGGATGCTGGCTTGGTCGTGGAAGATGATTATATAAACATTGAAAAGCTGATCGAAGAAAGCATAATTCCCAGAAAAGATGGTGAGTTATTGAAAAAATTTAATGGGATAAGAAATTCAATCGCTCATAAATACGATCGGCTTGACATGGAAATCATAGAAGAGGCTTTCAGCAGAATAGATGAGCTTTCAGACGTCATATTGAAGATTTCAGAATGA
- the pth2 gene encoding peptidyl-tRNA hydrolase Pth2, producing the protein MESEYKQCIIIRTDIILSRGKLAAQVAHAAVSAYEFAEPRTRKAWKDEGQKKVVLKVSNQRELFELKEGARRLNFPAALVTDAGLTEVPPGTITALGIGPAKSEDLNELTGHLALL; encoded by the coding sequence ATGGAATCCGAGTATAAGCAGTGTATAATCATCAGGACCGATATCATTCTATCGCGGGGCAAATTGGCTGCACAGGTGGCGCACGCAGCGGTATCAGCATATGAGTTTGCAGAACCACGAACCCGTAAGGCATGGAAAGACGAAGGTCAAAAGAAGGTCGTTCTGAAGGTTAGCAATCAGAGGGAATTATTTGAATTGAAAGAGGGGGCACGACGACTGAATTTTCCAGCCGCTCTGGTCACAGACGCTGGATTGACTGAGGTGCCGCCAGGAACCATTACGGCGCTGGGCATTGGCCCGGCAAAAAGCGAGGACCTGAATGAACTTACAGGCCATCTGGCATTATTATGA
- a CDS encoding nucleotidyltransferase domain-containing protein, giving the protein MGEKKSELIDELKQFKNEISKKHDIRSMILFGSRSKGMGDRHSDVDLLLVSDEFKDKSTLERPCQFYLEWSLDYPVDFLCFTPEEFEKKKKQITIVRKAVEEGIEI; this is encoded by the coding sequence TTGGGTGAAAAAAAATCTGAACTCATAGATGAATTAAAACAATTCAAAAACGAAATCAGTAAAAAACATGATATTCGCAGTATGATCTTATTCGGATCGAGAAGCAAGGGCATGGGAGATCGACACAGCGATGTTGATCTCCTCTTGGTCAGCGATGAATTCAAGGATAAAAGCACTCTTGAGAGACCATGTCAATTCTATCTGGAATGGAGCCTGGACTATCCAGTGGACTTCCTGTGCTTCACCCCGGAAGAATTCGAGAAAAAGAAGAAACAGATCACAATAGTGAGAAAAGCAGTGGAAGAAGGAATAGAGATATGA
- a CDS encoding malate dehydrogenase has protein sequence MVKIGFVGAGRIGSTSAYATLYDVDCDEIVLIDLVEDLAVGEAMDLGAAAIATGKSAIVEGGSDYSLLSDSNVIVISAGIARKPGMTRLDLTRTNANIMCDVIKRVNETVPDAILVLVTNPVDVMTYVAYKASGKARNEVLGMGSSHDTARLKEQLLRLNVKSDALVIGEHGDSMTLIKGQKEIEGVDWNKIVQTTKEKGMEIIRRKSATYYAPASCIAKIVKAIVSDEDAMIPVSVVLEGEYGLRDVAIGVPALIGKNGVSSVLEYDLTEEELIQLKRSADIIKGMLKSI, from the coding sequence ATGGTCAAAATTGGATTTGTGGGCGCTGGCAGGATAGGTTCGACATCGGCATATGCCACACTGTACGATGTGGATTGCGATGAAATAGTGCTGATAGATTTGGTCGAGGATTTGGCCGTGGGCGAGGCAATGGACTTGGGGGCTGCGGCCATCGCCACTGGCAAGAGCGCAATTGTTGAGGGGGGGAGCGATTATTCACTTTTGAGTGACTCAAATGTCATTGTGATATCTGCTGGCATTGCAAGAAAACCAGGAATGACGCGGTTGGACCTTACCCGGACTAATGCGAATATCATGTGCGATGTCATCAAAAGGGTAAACGAAACCGTACCGGACGCAATACTCGTTTTAGTCACCAACCCTGTCGATGTGATGACATATGTCGCCTATAAAGCGTCCGGGAAAGCAAGAAATGAAGTCCTTGGCATGGGCTCATCGCATGATACCGCCAGGTTGAAAGAGCAGTTGCTGAGACTAAACGTTAAGAGTGATGCGCTGGTGATCGGAGAGCACGGGGATAGCATGACACTTATAAAGGGCCAAAAGGAGATAGAAGGAGTTGACTGGAATAAGATTGTCCAGACCACGAAGGAAAAAGGCATGGAGATTATAAGGAGAAAGAGCGCTACCTATTATGCTCCTGCCTCATGCATTGCAAAAATCGTAAAGGCGATTGTAAGCGATGAGGACGCCATGATACCGGTGAGCGTTGTGCTGGAGGGTGAATACGGACTGCGTGACGTCGCCATAGGTGTGCCGGCGCTGATAGGCAAAAACGGCGTGTCGAGTGTCCTCGAATACGACCTGACCGAAGAAGAGCTGATTCAATTAAAAAGGTCAGCGGATATCATCAAGGGGATGTTGAAAAGCATCTAA
- a CDS encoding nucleotidyltransferase domain-containing protein: MLPDIKRDFEFINDSVKGVLLFGSCAKDERSKSSDIDVCLVSPEDKSVLLKVFERLGGKYDIKIFEDLPLTVKMSIINKHQTVFGDEIELSHYFYRFRKEWADAEPRIRRNTFSSAREMIRQRRAWLDGRKISQKA, encoded by the coding sequence ATGCTTCCAGATATAAAAAGAGATTTTGAGTTCATAAATGATAGTGTTAAAGGAGTTCTCTTGTTCGGCTCCTGTGCCAAAGACGAGAGGAGCAAGAGCTCTGACATAGATGTTTGTCTGGTCAGCCCTGAAGATAAGAGCGTGCTTCTAAAGGTGTTTGAAAGACTTGGTGGGAAATATGATATTAAGATATTTGAGGATCTACCACTCACCGTGAAGATGAGCATAATAAATAAGCATCAGACCGTTTTTGGCGATGAAATTGAGCTCTCCCATTATTTCTACAGGTTCAGGAAGGAATGGGCGGATGCTGAGCCAAGGATCAGAAGAAACACATTCTCCAGCGCTCGAGAGATGATAAGACAGAGGAGGGCATGGCTAGATGGGAGAAAGATATCTCAAAAAGCTTGA
- a CDS encoding CRISPR-associated endonuclease Cas6: protein MNTKVFKLFFSLSRSSSEEIKLDMGKSVSEKVFHQKTPLVGFECDFIVNFNIPGLMGLGKSVSRGFGAMLIESLREYMYLSPECPLLCASFFVNLEWGYL from the coding sequence ATGAACACGAAAGTATTTAAACTTTTTTTTAGTTTATCGAGGTCTTCTTCCGAAGAAATCAAGCTGGATATGGGGAAGTCTGTCTCCGAAAAAGTGTTTCATCAAAAAACACCACTTGTTGGATTCGAGTGTGATTTTATTGTGAACTTCAACATCCCTGGTCTCATGGGTCTCGGAAAGTCTGTTTCAAGAGGTTTTGGTGCTATGCTGATAGAATCCCTGCGGGAATATATGTATTTATCACCCGAATGTCCCCTTCTTTGCGCATCTTTCTTTGTAAACCTTGAGTGGGGGTATCTATAG
- a CDS encoding universal stress protein, which produces MNSLNKTAEGLSKTDVKKVVLDMKKILLATDGSAPSVEATKHAVALAKLMKAELMAIYVDDTVALSPLEKAEFGVSEAVEHGKKGLTVAKWYGEKNGVKVKTITERGSAPKHIVETAEQENVDLIVMGTIGRTGLNRITIGSVAEMVIKAAHIPVLVVR; this is translated from the coding sequence ATGAACTCATTAAACAAAACAGCAGAAGGGCTCTCTAAAACTGATGTAAAAAAGGTGGTTTTGGACATGAAGAAAATCCTACTGGCTACAGACGGTTCAGCACCATCCGTCGAGGCTACAAAACACGCAGTTGCACTGGCAAAACTGATGAAGGCAGAGTTGATGGCGATATACGTGGACGATACGGTTGCCCTATCGCCTTTGGAAAAGGCAGAATTTGGAGTATCTGAAGCAGTGGAACATGGTAAAAAGGGGCTTACAGTCGCGAAATGGTATGGAGAAAAGAATGGAGTTAAAGTAAAAACCATAACGGAACGTGGAAGTGCACCAAAACATATCGTCGAGACCGCTGAACAGGAGAACGTGGACTTGATAGTGATGGGCACGATAGGGCGAACTGGGTTGAATAGAATAACAATTGGGAGCGTTGCTGAGATGGTTATAAAAGCCGCCCATATCCCAGTGCTGGTTGTAAGGTGA
- a CDS encoding HEPN domain-containing protein yields MMEEVSDWWKQALRDLESARNALRCGDYYVSAFLSQQAVEKALKALYILKFNDLWKIHDLVRLARKVDAPHNIVELCAKITPGYMATRYPDVGRKYDRGEVEGLLVAAKEVLDWVKKNLNS; encoded by the coding sequence ATGATGGAAGAAGTATCTGACTGGTGGAAGCAAGCTCTTAGAGACTTGGAGAGCGCTAGAAATGCACTTAGATGTGGGGACTATTATGTGTCTGCTTTTCTTTCTCAGCAAGCTGTTGAAAAGGCATTGAAAGCTTTGTATATCCTGAAGTTCAATGATCTGTGGAAGATTCATGACCTTGTTCGGCTTGCCAGAAAAGTAGATGCTCCCCATAACATCGTTGAATTGTGTGCGAAAATCACACCAGGTTACATGGCAACACGTTATCCTGATGTTGGAAGAAAGTATGACCGGGGAGAGGTTGAAGGACTTTTGGTTGCTGCCAAGGAGGTTTTAGATTGGGTGAAAAAAAATCTGAACTCATAG
- a CDS encoding DNA-directed DNA polymerase, with amino-acid sequence MNQLRGWLLDVDYVTVEIPKGLPTPSKSSDLIGVEIPSELQQVGKSSISDKGGKAVIRLWCKDEQGRNAVVFDPNFEPYFYAVAAPNHRFRSENRSADDIMAVRAMRYGETISPKRVETVKRRDFGKEVEAFKIIVGHPQHVPSLREAVDALGLDVREADVLFAVRYIIDHGLAPMDGIVVQGKPIDIEYAEYALEASEVKPQKREGNPDLRIMAFDCEMINPHGMPSQERDPIIIIGVATNRGDVKLLTSKDEPSIIREFIDFIRDVNPDVICGYNSDNFDWPYLLHRAELAKIPLKMGRDGSTPQLRPGIPGKVSIAGRLNVDLYRVVDRDLGSVKVKTLENVADFLGVMKKSERVNLPASKIHQYWEDPEKRKTLLEYARDDVNSTLAIAEKMLPLQYEFARMSRQPLDEVSKMGRGRQVESFLSNEAYKIGELVPSKREVGAPYAGGFVLEPKKGIHENVVCLDFSAMYPSIMISFNISPDTVIADGDEFFEAPEVGYKFRKKPDGFFKRILQDLVAKRNKLKRELARYDRDTYEYQLLDIRQKAIKILTNAFYGYTGWSAARWYRKECAEATTAWGRHFIKQAIQKAEEMGLEVLYGDTDSLFIKKDGDIVRLAKEFSDAISRELPLELDIDNYYEVIFFTEKKKRYAGLTADGEIVIKGLEVRRGDWCALAKETQAQVVEVILGERDPAKAVRLVQSIVQQVKRGKVPLEKLVIYKTLTKKISSYESIQAHVRAAKRAKIPIEVGTKVAYVVVKGSGSIGDRAYPVDIFKKYEDGYLYTDDDKRDRIDAEYYINNQLIPATSRILNHFGHSDVELNGGPKQATFDVFGD; translated from the coding sequence ATGAATCAACTCAGGGGCTGGTTGCTCGACGTCGATTATGTGACTGTTGAAATCCCAAAGGGATTGCCAACTCCGTCTAAATCTTCAGATTTAATCGGTGTTGAAATTCCTTCAGAATTACAACAAGTCGGAAAATCTTCGATTTCCGATAAGGGAGGTAAAGCTGTAATCAGGCTCTGGTGCAAGGACGAGCAGGGGAGAAATGCGGTCGTTTTTGACCCAAACTTTGAGCCGTATTTCTATGCGGTGGCTGCTCCCAACCACAGATTTAGGTCAGAAAACAGAAGTGCCGACGATATTATGGCGGTCAGGGCAATGCGATATGGTGAGACGATATCTCCAAAACGAGTTGAGACCGTCAAAAGGAGGGATTTTGGGAAAGAGGTTGAGGCTTTTAAAATAATCGTAGGGCATCCTCAGCACGTGCCAAGTCTGCGTGAAGCCGTTGATGCTCTTGGTCTGGATGTCAGGGAAGCAGATGTGCTGTTTGCGGTGAGGTATATCATCGATCATGGTCTGGCGCCCATGGATGGCATCGTCGTGCAGGGAAAGCCGATCGACATCGAGTATGCAGAGTATGCGCTTGAGGCGAGCGAGGTTAAGCCGCAAAAGAGAGAGGGAAACCCAGATCTACGAATAATGGCGTTCGATTGTGAGATGATAAACCCCCATGGCATGCCGAGCCAGGAGCGCGATCCAATCATCATTATAGGAGTGGCGACGAATCGTGGCGACGTTAAATTGCTTACATCCAAGGACGAACCATCTATCATCAGAGAGTTTATTGATTTTATACGTGATGTTAATCCAGACGTGATATGCGGTTACAATTCGGACAACTTTGATTGGCCGTATCTCTTGCACCGCGCAGAACTTGCTAAAATTCCGCTCAAGATGGGGAGGGATGGAAGTACCCCACAGCTTCGGCCTGGCATTCCTGGGAAAGTCTCCATTGCTGGCAGACTTAACGTCGATTTATACCGTGTCGTTGACAGGGACTTGGGCAGTGTCAAGGTCAAGACACTGGAAAACGTTGCGGATTTTCTGGGCGTAATGAAAAAATCCGAGCGCGTCAATTTACCTGCATCAAAGATACATCAGTACTGGGAAGACCCTGAAAAGCGCAAGACCCTTCTCGAATATGCCAGAGATGATGTAAATAGTACGCTCGCAATAGCGGAAAAGATGCTCCCGCTGCAATATGAATTCGCGAGAATGAGCAGGCAACCGCTGGATGAGGTATCAAAGATGGGACGTGGGCGCCAGGTAGAATCGTTTTTGAGTAATGAGGCATATAAAATAGGAGAACTGGTGCCCTCTAAGAGGGAAGTCGGTGCGCCATATGCTGGCGGTTTCGTTCTCGAACCGAAAAAAGGCATACATGAAAACGTGGTATGTCTGGACTTTTCAGCGATGTATCCATCGATAATGATATCATTCAACATATCGCCGGATACTGTAATAGCAGATGGCGATGAATTCTTTGAGGCGCCAGAGGTTGGATATAAGTTTCGGAAAAAGCCAGACGGTTTCTTCAAACGGATTCTTCAGGACCTGGTTGCCAAGCGTAATAAATTGAAACGCGAACTTGCGAGATACGACAGGGACACATATGAATATCAATTGCTCGATATCCGCCAAAAAGCCATCAAGATACTCACTAATGCGTTTTATGGGTATACTGGCTGGTCTGCAGCCCGCTGGTACCGTAAGGAATGCGCAGAGGCGACCACTGCATGGGGGCGCCACTTTATCAAGCAGGCCATTCAGAAGGCCGAGGAAATGGGGCTTGAGGTGCTGTACGGAGATACCGATAGTTTGTTTATAAAAAAGGATGGAGATATTGTAAGACTCGCAAAGGAGTTTTCAGATGCCATATCCAGGGAACTCCCCCTGGAACTGGACATCGATAACTATTATGAAGTGATATTCTTCACCGAGAAGAAGAAGCGCTACGCAGGCCTCACCGCGGATGGCGAGATCGTTATTAAGGGACTGGAAGTCCGCAGGGGGGATTGGTGTGCTCTGGCAAAGGAAACCCAGGCCCAGGTGGTCGAAGTGATACTCGGGGAAAGGGACCCGGCTAAAGCGGTACGATTGGTCCAGAGCATCGTGCAGCAGGTCAAGAGGGGAAAAGTACCCTTGGAAAAGCTCGTGATATACAAAACTTTGACTAAAAAAATATCCAGCTATGAATCGATACAGGCGCATGTAAGGGCGGCAAAAAGGGCAAAAATACCGATAGAGGTAGGGACGAAAGTAGCGTACGTGGTAGTCAAGGGATCCGGCAGCATCGGGGATAGAGCATATCCAGTCGATATATTCAAAAAATATGAAGATGGATATCTATATACTGATGATGATAAGAGAGATAGGATTGATGCAGAATATTATATCAATAATCAATTGATCCCCGCTACATCACGGATACTTAACCACTTTGGGCATTCTGACGTCGAGTTGAATGGGGGGCCAAAACAGGCAACGTTTGATGTATTTGGTGATTAG
- a CDS encoding NAD(P)/FAD-dependent oxidoreductase, translating to MIKCDVAVVGAGPIGSMAAKYAAKNGADTLLIEEHQEIGAPVACAGIISTRALDECEIGLGRWINREVKGAFIYSPNGHSIAVGGNETRAYVIERKAFDQELARQALKTGVDILLKTRAVGLKNRVLEVVSYGERLEIEADIVIGADGVKSQVARWAALGNVKKVLGGVQIEGLYELRNPGFVEVFIGPVAPGFFAWTIPVEDGIARVGLCATARPFHHFRTMLKSHPVISKRYHGSYLDFVVGGIPLGPPEQTTADGVMLVGDAAGQVKPTSGGGIYTGALCAKVAGEVAAAAVSEGDTSAKRLAEYEKRWRSAIWRELSIGMKIHEAMGKLSDSDFDRIIRTLDDTGILGIISQYGDMDYPSAVVKKLILAKPSLLRLSGVLAKALR from the coding sequence ATGATAAAATGTGATGTGGCGGTCGTCGGCGCTGGGCCCATTGGGTCAATGGCGGCAAAATATGCAGCTAAAAACGGGGCAGATACTCTTCTTATCGAAGAGCATCAGGAGATCGGAGCGCCAGTTGCATGCGCAGGCATCATCAGCACCAGAGCATTAGACGAATGTGAAATTGGATTGGGCAGATGGATAAACCGGGAGGTCAAGGGCGCCTTCATATATTCTCCAAACGGCCACAGCATTGCAGTCGGTGGAAATGAGACCAGGGCATATGTGATAGAGCGTAAGGCATTTGACCAGGAACTTGCACGCCAGGCGCTCAAGACGGGCGTCGATATTCTACTCAAGACCAGGGCAGTTGGATTGAAAAATCGAGTTCTTGAAGTTGTCAGTTACGGAGAGCGTCTGGAGATAGAGGCAGACATCGTCATCGGTGCGGATGGCGTTAAAAGTCAGGTCGCCAGATGGGCCGCTCTGGGAAATGTAAAAAAGGTCCTCGGTGGCGTACAGATCGAGGGACTGTATGAGTTGCGCAACCCGGGATTTGTAGAAGTATTTATCGGGCCGGTTGCACCGGGATTTTTCGCCTGGACAATTCCTGTTGAGGATGGCATTGCAAGAGTTGGGCTATGTGCGACTGCGAGGCCGTTTCATCATTTCAGGACCATGTTGAAGTCTCATCCGGTCATCTCCAAACGGTATCACGGGTCATATCTTGATTTTGTGGTCGGCGGCATTCCACTTGGGCCGCCTGAGCAAACCACAGCCGATGGCGTGATGCTTGTCGGCGATGCAGCCGGACAGGTTAAGCCGACTTCAGGCGGAGGCATCTATACTGGTGCTCTGTGTGCGAAGGTCGCAGGTGAAGTGGCAGCAGCCGCTGTAAGCGAGGGCGACACATCAGCGAAACGCTTGGCAGAGTATGAAAAGCGCTGGAGGTCTGCCATATGGCGAGAATTATCGATTGGGATGAAGATTCATGAGGCCATGGGAAAGTTGAGCGACTCAGATTTTGACAGGATTATCAGGACACTTGACGACACAGGGATTTTGGGCATCATATCCCAGTATGGGGACATGGACTATCCCTCGGCAGTGGTGAAGAAGTTGATTTTAGCAAAGCCAAGCTTGCTGAGATTGTCAGGTGTGCTGGCGAAGGCGCTGAGGTAA